From the Syntrophorhabdaceae bacterium genome, one window contains:
- the gap gene encoding type I glyceraldehyde-3-phosphate dehydrogenase, which produces MPVKVAINGFGRIGRLVLRAGLKNKDVEFVAINDITDPKTLAHLLKYDSIHGIIDADIKAKDNAIAVNGVDIKTFQTKEPEKLPWKDLGIDVVLESTGKFTDREGGEKHLSAGAKKVVVSAPAKKPDVTFVFGVNEEVYDKGKHNIISMGSCTTNCLAPVAKILQREFGIEYGLMTTIHAYTNDQRIHDEPHSDLRRARAAALSMIPTTTGAAKAMSEVMPELKGKLDGISIRVPTPNVSVVDFVATLSTKTTKDEINAKFRAYAEGPMKGILACCDEPLVSKDFNGNKHSSIIDLENTYVIGGNMAKVLSWYDNEWGFSNRMCELLSFVMK; this is translated from the coding sequence ATGCCCGTAAAAGTAGCGATAAACGGTTTCGGAAGAATCGGACGATTAGTTCTCAGGGCAGGCCTCAAGAACAAAGACGTTGAATTTGTGGCCATCAATGACATTACGGACCCGAAGACGCTTGCCCATCTCCTGAAGTACGATTCCATTCACGGCATCATCGATGCCGATATTAAGGCTAAAGACAACGCCATTGCCGTCAACGGGGTTGACATTAAGACGTTTCAGACGAAGGAGCCGGAAAAACTGCCCTGGAAAGACTTGGGCATTGATGTGGTGCTTGAGAGCACGGGAAAGTTTACTGACAGGGAAGGGGGCGAGAAACATCTGAGCGCGGGCGCGAAAAAGGTTGTCGTGTCGGCCCCGGCGAAAAAACCGGATGTGACCTTCGTGTTTGGTGTAAATGAAGAAGTTTACGATAAGGGGAAACACAACATTATTTCCATGGGTTCCTGTACGACAAATTGCCTGGCGCCGGTTGCAAAAATATTGCAAAGGGAGTTCGGGATTGAATACGGGTTGATGACTACGATCCATGCTTATACGAATGATCAGCGAATTCATGACGAGCCGCATAGCGACTTGAGGAGAGCCCGCGCGGCAGCGCTTTCGATGATACCGACTACTACAGGAGCTGCGAAGGCCATGTCGGAAGTCATGCCGGAGCTCAAAGGCAAACTGGACGGTATATCAATTCGCGTGCCGACCCCGAATGTGTCAGTGGTTGATTTCGTTGCAACGCTCTCGACAAAGACGACAAAAGATGAAATCAATGCAAAATTTCGTGCATACGCTGAAGGACCCATGAAAGGCATCCTCGCCTGCTGCGATGAACCTCTTGTATCCAAGGACTTTAACGGAAACAAGCACTCTTCAATAATTGACCTCGAGAATACCTACGTAATTGGCGGCAACATGGCAAAGGTACTCTCCTGGTATGACAATGAATGGGGTTTTTCAAACAGAATGTGCGAACTATTATCGTTCGTCATGAAGTAA
- a CDS encoding CDP-alcohol phosphatidyltransferase family protein, producing MNVPNLLSIFRLFITIFFILAVYHDRLNYALYLFILQGITDLLDGFIARVFGLKTTLGAFLDPLADKTMLIAAFVMLSFKNILPSWLLILVLLRDMVIAGGFLFLYRLARTVKPVPTILGKITTVSQIAVILYFLWFVSGRFDAAFIYAAAFFTVISGCHYVLVGIRLLRSGKVDQSPAN from the coding sequence ATGAACGTTCCTAATCTCCTCTCCATTTTCCGGCTCTTTATTACTATTTTCTTTATTCTCGCGGTCTATCACGACAGACTTAATTACGCGCTGTACCTTTTTATCCTCCAGGGTATTACGGACCTGCTCGATGGGTTCATCGCCCGGGTCTTCGGGCTCAAGACAACCCTCGGGGCCTTTCTTGATCCTCTGGCGGACAAGACCATGCTCATTGCCGCATTCGTGATGCTGAGCTTCAAAAATATTCTTCCCTCATGGCTTCTCATCCTTGTTCTTTTGAGGGACATGGTAATCGCCGGCGGCTTCTTGTTCCTCTACAGGCTTGCTCGTACGGTCAAGCCTGTTCCGACGATCCTGGGTAAGATCACGACTGTAAGTCAGATCGCCGTGATCCTGTATTTCCTTTGGTTCGTAAGCGGAAGGTTTGACGCGGCCTTCATCTATGCCGCTGCGTTTTTCACCGTTATCTCCGGTTGCCACTATGTGCTTGTGGGCATACGTCTTTTGCGCAGCGGAAAGGTAGATCAATCCCCGGCCAACTGA
- the dnaB gene encoding replicative DNA helicase — translation MARPQKNTRETNQTTSRVPPQNIEAEQSLLGGVLVDAEAINKVADIVGPADFYRDAHGKIYEMMLDLYERNDAIDLITVSSLARDKGILEGIGGVTYLNTLVDLMPSAANIAHYAKMIKEKALLRSLMNVATEIIEKGFETDANVDGYIDEAERMIFQVAENKFKPAFYSIKDFVMENVKTIERLYEKKQTVTGIPTGFSELDRLTSGLQNSDLIVVAGRPSMGKTAFAMNIAQHVATIKEASVPVGIFSMEMSKEQLVTRLLSSESEIEHSKLRTGTLSRAEWPKLAEAAGRLSDALMYIDDSPSLSVLELRARSRRLKKEHGLGLIVVDYLQLMRGRTGTDRREQEISEISRFLKALAKELYVPIIAISQLNRAPEQREKENKRPRLADLRESGAIEQDADVIMFIYRDEVYNKDKEDNKGIAEVIIGKQRNGPTDTVELAFIDKLTTFKNLYRE, via the coding sequence ATGGCGAGGCCCCAAAAGAACACCAGGGAGACGAATCAGACGACAAGCCGCGTCCCGCCTCAGAACATCGAGGCGGAGCAGTCTCTTCTCGGGGGCGTGCTTGTGGACGCAGAGGCCATAAACAAGGTTGCCGACATCGTCGGTCCCGCCGATTTTTACCGTGACGCCCACGGGAAAATTTACGAAATGATGCTCGATCTCTACGAGCGCAACGACGCTATCGATCTCATTACCGTAAGCAGTCTCGCCCGTGACAAAGGCATACTGGAGGGCATCGGAGGCGTGACCTACCTGAACACGCTTGTGGACCTCATGCCGAGCGCGGCAAATATCGCCCACTACGCCAAGATGATCAAGGAGAAGGCGCTGCTTCGGAGCCTTATGAACGTAGCAACGGAGATCATCGAAAAGGGTTTCGAAACAGACGCGAACGTGGATGGCTATATCGACGAAGCTGAAAGAATGATCTTTCAGGTTGCCGAGAACAAATTTAAACCGGCTTTTTATTCGATCAAAGATTTTGTCATGGAGAACGTTAAGACCATAGAACGCCTCTATGAGAAGAAACAAACCGTCACCGGTATACCCACAGGATTCTCGGAGCTCGACAGACTCACAAGCGGGCTCCAGAACTCAGACCTCATTGTTGTGGCGGGTAGGCCCAGTATGGGCAAGACTGCCTTCGCCATGAACATCGCCCAGCACGTGGCGACCATAAAAGAGGCTTCTGTCCCGGTGGGGATATTTTCCATGGAAATGTCCAAAGAACAGCTCGTGACAAGGCTCTTAAGCTCCGAATCGGAGATCGAGCACTCGAAGCTGAGAACGGGGACTTTGTCCCGGGCCGAATGGCCCAAGCTTGCCGAAGCCGCGGGCCGTTTGAGCGATGCCCTCATGTACATTGACGATTCCCCGTCGCTCTCCGTATTGGAACTGCGGGCCCGATCCAGAAGGCTTAAAAAGGAACACGGGCTTGGCCTCATTGTGGTCGATTATCTCCAGCTCATGCGGGGAAGAACGGGGACGGACAGGCGCGAGCAGGAAATATCAGAGATATCGAGGTTTCTCAAGGCCCTTGCAAAGGAGCTTTACGTCCCTATCATCGCCATATCGCAGTTGAACAGGGCCCCGGAGCAGAGAGAAAAAGAGAATAAGAGACCGCGGCTCGCCGACCTCCGTGAATCGGGCGCCATCGAACAGGACGCCGATGTTATTATGTTCATTTACCGTGACGAAGTGTATAATAAGGACAAGGAAGACAATAAAGGCATTGCCGAAGTGATAATCGGCAAACAAAGGAACGGGCCCACTGATACGGTTGAACTGGCATTCATCGACAAACTTACAACCTTCAAAAACCTTTACAGAGAATGA
- the rplI gene encoding 50S ribosomal protein L9 — MKLILTEDVRGTGKKGDTVSVKDGYGRNFLIPRGFAIPASEGNVTRLDSIVRGLDNKRKRDMKNAEDQRAQLEELSLVLKMRAGSDGRLFGSVTHKDIAEAIKNACSLEIDKKAIRIDEPIKMTGSHTVSIHLTQDVNASVKIEVEKQEE, encoded by the coding sequence ATGAAGCTTATACTAACCGAAGATGTACGGGGCACCGGAAAAAAAGGAGACACGGTGAGTGTGAAGGACGGATATGGAAGAAACTTCCTGATTCCGAGAGGCTTCGCGATCCCTGCGTCGGAAGGCAATGTGACTCGCCTCGACAGTATCGTCAGGGGCCTTGATAATAAAAGAAAGAGGGATATGAAGAATGCCGAAGACCAGAGGGCGCAGCTGGAAGAACTCTCCCTCGTCTTGAAGATGAGAGCCGGAAGCGACGGAAGGCTCTTTGGTTCCGTCACTCACAAAGACATCGCAGAAGCAATTAAGAACGCCTGTAGCCTGGAGATCGACAAGAAGGCGATCAGAATCGACGAGCCGATCAAGATGACGGGAAGCCATACGGTGTCGATTCATCTGACTCAGGATGTGAACGCCAGCGTAAAAATCGAGGTAGAAAAACAAGAAGAATAA
- the rpsR gene encoding 30S ribosomal protein S18 translates to MPRPTRTARPARSQDGQKKRMYVRRRVCRFCQDANLAIDYKDPKMLKFYITERGKIMPRRMTGTCANHQRKLKEAIKMARHIAFLPFTTLTR, encoded by the coding sequence ATGCCAAGACCGACAAGAACGGCAAGGCCGGCAAGATCTCAGGATGGTCAAAAAAAGAGGATGTATGTAAGGAGGAGGGTCTGCAGATTCTGCCAGGACGCCAACCTAGCCATCGATTACAAAGACCCGAAGATGTTGAAGTTTTATATCACCGAGCGGGGTAAGATAATGCCCCGAAGAATGACGGGAACCTGCGCCAATCACCAGAGAAAACTGAAGGAAGCGATAAAGATGGCGCGCCATATCGCCTTTCTTCCTTTCACCACATTAACGAGATGA
- the rpsF gene encoding 30S ribosomal protein S6 → MGRYENIVILSPDLAKEEEEELLKRILGNLEKAGAAIVRQDDWAVRRLAYPIKKKDRGHYIFFLLDMDEGNVATMGKFYRTLDPVLRHLFVNVDEKNEGPKKPPDQVSFDELEGEFA, encoded by the coding sequence GTGGGAAGGTACGAAAATATTGTTATATTAAGCCCGGACCTCGCCAAGGAAGAGGAAGAGGAGCTCCTCAAGAGGATACTCGGTAACCTGGAGAAGGCGGGCGCCGCGATTGTGCGGCAGGACGATTGGGCCGTGAGAAGGCTCGCGTATCCCATCAAGAAGAAAGACAGGGGCCACTATATATTTTTTCTCCTCGATATGGACGAGGGAAACGTGGCAACTATGGGCAAGTTCTACCGGACCCTTGATCCCGTTTTGAGACATCTTTTCGTGAACGTGGATGAGAAGAACGAAGGGCCGAAGAAACCACCCGATCAGGTTTCCTTCGACGAGCTGGAAGGCGAGTTTGCGTGA
- the yajC gene encoding preprotein translocase subunit YajC, translated as MIMLNVAYAMGTNPGASGQAGGGQYMSIVLLVAIVGIFYFLMIRPQQKRAKEHRSFLENLKKGDKIITSGGLYGTITGITDDAVTIEIAEKVRVKVDKNTVAALQRS; from the coding sequence ATGATAATGTTGAACGTAGCGTATGCAATGGGCACTAATCCGGGGGCTTCAGGTCAGGCCGGAGGAGGCCAGTACATGTCGATTGTTCTTTTGGTCGCCATTGTGGGGATTTTCTATTTCCTTATGATCAGGCCTCAGCAAAAGAGGGCCAAGGAACACCGGAGCTTTCTCGAGAACCTGAAGAAGGGTGATAAAATAATTACTTCAGGTGGTTTGTATGGTACAATAACAGGCATTACCGATGACGCGGTTACCATAGAGATCGCGGAGAAGGTGAGAGTCAAAGTAGACAAGAACACAGTAGCAGCTCTACAAAGATCATAA